One genomic region from Haloterrigena gelatinilytica encodes:
- a CDS encoding phosphorylase family protein yields the protein MTASDDTLPTPRDPDPDDPVAPAALVLTAAFEDPLDERRPWLERSEITDALEIPGAETPVYLTDSGIAVTTTGIGKSDAATTVTALLATPGIDLESAYVVSCGIAGSSPETAALGSVAVADAVVDWDRKHRWDHGEWDANGDDERGEATDERPIDLLAYRPRDYVHRLEDALVERALAAAREVDLLEDETAREYQRTYPAAPDSGPTIERGTTVCGDEFWHGPRYAREVAELCEAYGVGPYVTTQMEDAATARALERFDLRDRYLSVRAVSNYDRPAPGESVTESFDGDPASLALAIDNAARVGSAIVEDLIAADPLGIGAEGSA from the coding sequence GTGACCGCCAGCGATGACACGCTCCCGACGCCGCGGGATCCCGACCCGGACGATCCCGTCGCCCCGGCCGCGCTGGTCCTCACCGCGGCGTTCGAGGACCCCCTCGACGAGCGCCGACCGTGGCTCGAGCGCTCCGAGATCACCGACGCCCTCGAGATTCCGGGCGCCGAGACGCCGGTCTACCTGACCGACTCGGGGATCGCCGTCACGACCACCGGCATCGGCAAGAGCGACGCGGCGACGACCGTCACCGCTTTACTCGCAACCCCGGGGATCGACCTCGAGTCGGCCTACGTCGTCTCCTGTGGCATCGCGGGGTCGTCGCCCGAGACCGCCGCGCTGGGATCGGTCGCCGTCGCGGACGCGGTCGTCGACTGGGACCGGAAACACCGGTGGGATCACGGGGAGTGGGACGCGAACGGGGACGACGAACGCGGCGAAGCGACCGACGAGCGCCCCATCGACCTGCTGGCCTACCGACCGCGGGACTACGTCCACCGGCTCGAGGACGCCCTCGTCGAGCGCGCGCTCGCGGCCGCCCGCGAGGTCGACCTGCTCGAGGACGAGACCGCTCGCGAGTACCAGCGGACGTATCCCGCGGCGCCCGATTCGGGACCGACGATCGAGCGCGGAACGACCGTCTGCGGCGACGAGTTCTGGCACGGCCCTCGCTACGCGCGGGAGGTAGCGGAGCTCTGCGAGGCCTACGGCGTCGGTCCCTACGTGACGACTCAGATGGAAGACGCCGCGACGGCGCGGGCGCTCGAGCGGTTCGACCTGCGCGATCGGTACCTGAGCGTCCGCGCCGTCTCGAACTACGACCGGCCGGCGCCCGGCGAGTCCGTCACCGAGAGTTTCGACGGCGATCCGGCGAGTCTGGCGCTGGCGATCGACAACGCCG
- a CDS encoding SprT family zinc-dependent metalloprotease, which yields MTDDDEDALTVDDEIVARARIHAREVLEAHDLEVDRDALEWDVSTRARRRAGACRWDADREVATIVLTRAAYRQYDWETFAGVVRHELVHAWEFQQFGESGHGSRFRERASRLEAPRYCESFSDPRYVLRCRDDDCDWEARRHRASKPVKAPDRYRCGACGGAYEVEHAASGRTWTTASGFGGVKAALGAEW from the coding sequence GTGACCGACGACGACGAGGACGCCCTCACGGTCGACGACGAAATCGTCGCCCGGGCGCGGATCCACGCCCGCGAAGTCCTCGAGGCCCACGATCTCGAGGTCGACCGCGACGCCCTCGAGTGGGACGTTTCGACGCGCGCTCGCCGCCGCGCCGGGGCGTGTCGCTGGGACGCCGACCGCGAGGTGGCGACGATCGTGCTCACGCGGGCGGCCTACCGGCAGTACGACTGGGAGACGTTCGCCGGCGTCGTCAGACACGAACTCGTCCACGCCTGGGAGTTCCAACAGTTCGGCGAGTCGGGACACGGATCGCGCTTTCGCGAGCGGGCGTCGCGACTCGAGGCGCCGCGCTACTGCGAGTCGTTTTCGGACCCCCGGTACGTCCTCCGCTGTCGCGACGACGACTGCGACTGGGAGGCGCGGCGCCACCGCGCCTCGAAGCCCGTGAAGGCGCCCGACCGGTACCGCTGTGGCGCCTGCGGCGGCGCCTACGAGGTCGAGCACGCGGCGAGCGGCCGGACGTGGACGACCGCGAGCGGGTTCGGCGGCGTGAAGGCGGCGCTCGGCGCCGAGTGGTGA
- a CDS encoding GYD domain-containing protein → MATYASLVDVDDRSVQNAQELSSIWGEIRTEFEDHEAEVLDSYAILGEHDFLVLFDAADRESAFKSALTLRRHGLSAQTMEIVDTDDFANLVDEI, encoded by the coding sequence ATGGCAACCTACGCGTCGCTCGTCGACGTCGACGACCGATCCGTCCAGAACGCGCAGGAACTATCGTCGATCTGGGGCGAGATCAGAACCGAGTTCGAGGACCACGAGGCGGAAGTGCTCGACTCGTACGCGATCCTGGGAGAACACGATTTTCTCGTTCTCTTCGACGCGGCCGACCGGGAGTCGGCGTTCAAATCGGCGTTGACCCTCCGTCGGCACGGTCTGTCGGCCCAGACGATGGAGATCGTCGACACAGACGACTTCGCGAACCTGGTCGACGAGATCTGA
- the pyk gene encoding pyruvate kinase, which produces MRNAKIVCTLGPASSDRGTIQELAEAGMSVARLNASHGSREDRAELIDRVRAVDEERPEPVAVMLDMQGPEIRTAPLPDGETVSLETGSEIRFVEGDEANSETVGLSLPIGAVEEGDRILLDDGLIETTVLEHDGDSVRARVDAGGELAGRKGVNVPGVDLDLDIVTEKDRKDLELAAEKEVDFVAASFVRDAEDVYEVSEVLEELGVEIPLIAKIERAGAVANLEEIIEASYGIMVARGDLGVECPMEDVPMIQKRIIRNCREAGSPVITATEMLDSMVHARRPTRAEASDVANAVLDGTDAVMLSAETAIGDHPAEVVDAMDSIIREVEESNEYDELLEQRVPAAGEARTDALARSARFLARDIDADAVVAATESGYTALKTAKYRPGVPVVASTPSHRVRRQLSLTWGVTPLYARVSDQGADAVVERAVQAALDAGVAESGDTVVVLCGMMTELEGANTTNMLKVHVAAEALTTGRVVVDGRVTGPVVKLTDGDLTDVPEGAILSLATDFDDEFTGDPTKIGGIIDAQRGLTGYPALVAREMDIPMISGADLEETVDGDVVTLDAERGVVYGGDLGARADRP; this is translated from the coding sequence ATGCGAAACGCGAAAATCGTCTGTACGCTGGGGCCCGCCTCGAGCGATCGGGGCACGATTCAGGAGCTCGCCGAGGCGGGGATGTCGGTCGCGAGGCTGAACGCTAGCCACGGCAGCCGGGAGGATCGCGCCGAGTTGATCGACCGCGTTCGGGCCGTCGACGAGGAGCGGCCGGAGCCCGTCGCGGTGATGCTCGACATGCAGGGCCCGGAGATCCGGACCGCGCCGCTTCCCGACGGCGAGACGGTCTCCCTCGAGACCGGCTCCGAGATCCGGTTCGTCGAGGGCGACGAGGCGAACTCGGAGACCGTCGGCCTCTCCCTGCCCATCGGCGCCGTCGAAGAGGGCGACCGAATCCTGCTCGACGACGGCCTGATCGAGACGACCGTCCTCGAGCACGACGGCGACTCGGTTCGGGCCCGCGTCGACGCCGGCGGCGAACTGGCCGGCCGCAAGGGCGTCAACGTCCCCGGCGTCGATCTCGATCTGGATATCGTCACCGAGAAAGACCGGAAGGACCTCGAGCTGGCCGCCGAGAAGGAGGTCGACTTCGTCGCGGCGAGTTTCGTCCGCGACGCCGAGGACGTCTACGAGGTCAGCGAAGTCTTAGAGGAGTTGGGCGTCGAGATCCCGCTGATCGCGAAGATCGAGCGAGCCGGTGCGGTGGCGAACCTCGAGGAGATCATCGAAGCGTCCTACGGGATCATGGTCGCCCGCGGCGACCTGGGCGTGGAGTGTCCGATGGAGGACGTCCCGATGATCCAGAAGCGGATCATCCGGAACTGCCGCGAGGCGGGGTCGCCCGTGATCACCGCCACGGAGATGCTCGACTCGATGGTCCACGCCCGGCGGCCGACCCGCGCCGAGGCCTCCGACGTGGCGAACGCCGTCCTCGACGGCACCGACGCGGTGATGCTGTCGGCCGAAACCGCCATCGGCGACCACCCCGCCGAGGTCGTCGACGCGATGGACAGCATCATTCGCGAGGTCGAGGAATCGAACGAGTACGACGAACTGCTCGAGCAGCGCGTTCCCGCCGCCGGCGAGGCGCGAACGGACGCGCTGGCGCGCTCGGCGCGCTTCCTCGCGCGGGATATCGACGCGGACGCCGTCGTCGCCGCGACCGAATCCGGCTACACGGCGCTGAAGACGGCCAAGTACCGGCCGGGCGTGCCGGTCGTCGCCTCGACGCCGAGCCACCGCGTCCGCCGACAGCTGTCGCTTACGTGGGGCGTGACGCCGCTGTACGCCCGCGTCTCCGATCAGGGGGCCGACGCGGTCGTCGAACGAGCCGTCCAGGCGGCCTTAGACGCCGGCGTCGCCGAGAGCGGCGACACGGTCGTCGTCCTCTGTGGCATGATGACCGAACTCGAGGGCGCGAACACGACCAACATGCTGAAGGTCCACGTCGCCGCGGAGGCGCTGACGACCGGTCGCGTCGTCGTCGACGGACGGGTGACCGGTCCCGTCGTCAAGCTTACCGACGGCGACCTCACGGACGTCCCCGAAGGGGCGATCCTCTCGCTGGCGACCGACTTCGACGACGAGTTCACGGGCGACCCGACGAAGATCGGCGGGATCATCGACGCCCAGCGGGGGCTGACGGGCTACCCGGCGCTGGTCGCCCGCGAGATGGACATCCCGATGATCAGCGGCGCCGACCTCGAGGAGACCGTCGACGGAGACGTCGTGACGCTCGACGCCGAGCGCGGCGTCGTCTACGGCGGGGATCTCGGCGCGCGGGCCGACCGACCCTGA
- a CDS encoding DUF7312 domain-containing protein — MADDAAGADGDDGERRGSSAADPDATDSIDDRQTVDDRDSWDRGDRRERADDSAVDRRGDGFDGPSRDDEYRVPLDLSGDADAAAEAEADADEDGDDPYAPEPNSTPIEPGDPDLESAIFVVLGAVAMTLVLLRVMTLPL, encoded by the coding sequence ATGGCAGACGATGCGGCCGGAGCCGACGGCGACGACGGCGAGCGACGCGGATCGTCGGCGGCCGATCCGGACGCGACGGACTCGATCGACGACCGGCAAACGGTGGACGACCGCGACTCGTGGGATCGAGGCGACCGGCGAGAGCGCGCCGACGATAGCGCTGTCGACCGTCGCGGCGACGGGTTCGACGGCCCCTCGCGGGACGACGAGTACCGCGTGCCGCTGGATCTCTCCGGAGACGCCGACGCGGCGGCCGAAGCCGAAGCCGACGCGGACGAGGACGGGGACGACCCGTACGCGCCCGAACCGAATTCGACGCCGATCGAACCCGGCGATCCCGACCTCGAGAGCGCGATTTTCGTCGTCCTCGGCGCGGTCGCGATGACGCTCGTCCTCCTCCGAGTCATGACCCTCCCGCTGTGA
- a CDS encoding NfeD family protein: MLELLVGNMPLALLIAGLVLMGLEAISPGAHLIVIGVALVGAGLIGVLVPLTLSPIVLAALTLVIGVGAAYVYREFDFYGGKGTARTSDSSSLAGATGYVTETVTAREGQVKLEEGGFSPYYSARSTGGTIEEGEEVIVLDPGGGNVLTVEALGSIGEDEIDRALAEGADDADDTDTNDENAPSEPEAETETETETEKSS, translated from the coding sequence ATGCTGGAACTCCTCGTCGGGAACATGCCGCTCGCGCTCCTGATCGCGGGGCTCGTACTCATGGGTCTCGAGGCGATTTCGCCGGGCGCACATCTCATCGTGATCGGTGTCGCACTGGTCGGCGCGGGACTGATCGGCGTGCTCGTCCCCCTCACTCTGAGTCCGATCGTTCTGGCAGCGTTGACGCTCGTCATCGGCGTCGGGGCGGCCTACGTCTACCGCGAGTTCGACTTCTACGGCGGCAAGGGCACCGCCCGGACCTCCGACTCGAGTTCGCTGGCGGGCGCGACGGGCTACGTGACCGAGACCGTCACGGCCCGCGAGGGACAGGTCAAACTCGAGGAAGGCGGGTTCTCGCCGTACTACAGCGCCCGGTCGACGGGCGGAACGATCGAGGAGGGCGAAGAGGTCATCGTCCTCGATCCCGGCGGCGGCAACGTGTTGACCGTCGAGGCGCTCGGCTCTATCGGCGAGGACGAGATCGATCGCGCGCTCGCGGAAGGAGCGGACGACGCCGACGACACCGACACTAACGACGAGAACGCCCCGTCCGAACCCGAAGCGGAGACCGAGACCGAGACCGAGACCGAGAAATCGAGCTGA
- a CDS encoding SPFH domain-containing protein, translating to MVVETLPLQSAAEGALLLVGALVLLVVIAALLSAIEIVDAYEKRALTVFGEYRKLLEPGINFVPPFVSNTYRFDMRTQTLDVPRQEAITRDNSPVTADAVVYIKVMDAKKAFLQVDNYKKAVSNLAQTTLRAVLGDMELDDTLNKRQEINARIRQELDEPTDEWGIRVESVEVREVNPSKDVQRAMEQQTSAERKRRAMILEAQGERRSAVEKAEGDKQSEIIRAQGEKQSQILEAQGDAISTVLRAKSAESMGERAVIDKGMETLADIGQGESTTFVMPQELTSLVGRYGKHLSGSDVKENGAELESREFDEETRELIGLDDIAEIIGEIDEEAEMDLEAMEQEAQAIKEGKDAGTISDPDAVIEEMDQDFQERTDGGAEQSADDADDSTTN from the coding sequence ATGGTCGTAGAAACACTTCCATTGCAATCCGCCGCCGAGGGTGCGCTGCTGCTCGTCGGCGCGCTCGTCCTCCTCGTCGTCATCGCCGCACTGCTCAGTGCGATCGAGATCGTCGACGCCTACGAGAAGCGCGCTCTTACCGTCTTCGGCGAGTACCGCAAACTGCTCGAGCCGGGGATCAACTTCGTCCCGCCGTTCGTCTCGAACACCTATCGGTTCGACATGCGAACGCAGACCTTGGACGTTCCCCGTCAGGAAGCGATCACGCGTGACAACTCGCCCGTGACGGCCGACGCCGTCGTCTACATCAAGGTCATGGACGCCAAGAAGGCGTTCCTGCAGGTCGACAACTACAAAAAGGCCGTCTCCAACCTCGCCCAGACCACCCTCCGAGCCGTGCTGGGCGACATGGAACTCGACGACACGCTCAACAAACGCCAGGAGATCAACGCGCGCATCCGCCAGGAACTCGACGAACCCACCGACGAGTGGGGGATCCGCGTCGAGTCCGTCGAGGTCCGCGAGGTCAACCCCTCGAAGGACGTCCAGCGCGCGATGGAGCAACAGACCTCCGCGGAGCGTAAGCGCCGCGCGATGATCCTCGAGGCACAGGGTGAACGCCGCAGCGCCGTCGAGAAGGCCGAAGGTGACAAACAGAGCGAGATCATCCGCGCCCAGGGTGAAAAGCAGAGCCAGATCCTCGAAGCACAGGGTGACGCGATTTCGACGGTCCTGCGAGCCAAATCCGCCGAATCGATGGGTGAACGCGCGGTCATCGACAAGGGGATGGAAACGCTGGCCGACATCGGCCAGGGCGAATCGACGACCTTCGTCATGCCCCAAGAGCTCACCTCGCTGGTCGGCCGCTACGGGAAGCACCTCTCGGGAAGCGACGTCAAGGAGAACGGCGCCGAACTCGAGAGCCGCGAGTTCGACGAGGAGACCCGCGAACTGATCGGCCTCGACGACATCGCCGAGATCATCGGCGAGATCGACGAGGAAGCCGAGATGGACCTCGAGGCGATGGAACAGGAGGCCCAGGCGATCAAAGAGGGCAAGGACGCCGGCACCATCTCGGACCCCGACGCGGTCATCGAGGAGATGGATCAGGACTTCCAGGAACGAACCGACGGCGGCGCCGAGCAGTCGGCCGACGACGCGGACGACTCGACGACGAACTGA
- a CDS encoding winged helix-turn-helix transcriptional regulator, giving the protein MTTSNGVDDEKRATLRRFAALGAASPLAGLSESAAADTGESDARDAIAGYLSTTPGAHFSKIRDDLQLGTGETQHHLRRLEELEVIERYRDGDYKRFVPAGRFDEFEKQALGYLRRETPRGMLIELLRNPAATGGDLAAVLDVSPPTVSKYAGELEDEGLLSREDGYAVERPETVLVLVVRHADSFGDAARQLARNADRYLTYDG; this is encoded by the coding sequence ATGACGACATCAAACGGGGTCGACGACGAGAAACGAGCGACCCTCCGTCGCTTCGCCGCGCTCGGAGCGGCATCGCCGCTTGCCGGCCTCTCCGAGTCAGCCGCGGCCGACACGGGCGAAAGCGACGCTCGCGACGCGATTGCCGGGTATCTCTCGACGACGCCCGGCGCCCACTTTTCGAAGATCCGGGACGATCTCCAGTTGGGGACCGGCGAAACCCAACACCACCTGCGACGCCTCGAGGAACTCGAGGTAATCGAGCGTTACCGGGACGGCGACTACAAACGGTTCGTGCCGGCCGGCCGGTTCGACGAGTTCGAAAAGCAAGCGCTCGGCTACCTCCGCCGGGAGACGCCCCGCGGAATGCTGATCGAACTCCTCCGGAACCCGGCGGCGACCGGCGGCGACCTCGCGGCGGTACTCGACGTCTCGCCGCCGACCGTCAGTAAGTACGCCGGCGAACTCGAGGACGAGGGCCTGCTCTCCCGGGAGGACGGCTACGCCGTCGAACGGCCCGAAACGGTCCTCGTTCTGGTCGTCCGCCACGCCGACTCCTTCGGCGATGCGGCCCGTCAACTCGCGCGGAACGCGGACCGGTACCTCACGTACGACGGCTAA
- a CDS encoding HAD family hydrolase: MPQPILFDMDGVLLEGPGTHPQVYADAADVALAELEVDPTPTQRADLRRNDLENVADHCEALDIDPARFWELKERYASQGTHERLRSGERGLYDDIDAIETLAERTTVGLVTNNRHETAEFVADYVGIDFEVVRGRDPTFEGYRRRKPEPDYIEEALDQLGSSEGLYVGDSIKDVTAGRAAGLETAFLRRSHNRDLDRPAEATLELESLAALTDIV, encoded by the coding sequence ATGCCACAGCCGATTCTGTTCGATATGGACGGCGTCCTTCTCGAGGGTCCGGGAACCCACCCGCAGGTGTACGCGGACGCCGCCGACGTCGCCCTCGCTGAACTCGAGGTCGATCCGACGCCGACCCAACGGGCGGATCTTCGCCGAAACGACCTGGAGAACGTCGCAGACCACTGCGAGGCGCTGGATATCGATCCGGCGCGGTTCTGGGAGCTGAAGGAACGCTACGCCTCGCAGGGAACCCACGAGCGACTCCGGTCGGGCGAGCGCGGACTGTACGACGACATCGACGCGATCGAGACCCTAGCCGAACGAACCACAGTCGGGTTAGTGACCAACAACCGCCACGAGACCGCCGAGTTCGTCGCCGACTACGTCGGCATCGACTTCGAGGTCGTTCGCGGTCGCGATCCGACGTTCGAGGGATACCGGCGCCGCAAACCCGAGCCCGATTACATCGAGGAAGCGCTCGACCAACTCGGGAGCAGCGAGGGGCTCTACGTCGGCGATTCGATCAAAGACGTCACGGCCGGTCGAGCCGCCGGCCTCGAGACGGCGTTTCTCCGACGCTCGCACAATCGCGACCTCGATCGCCCCGCCGAGGCGACGCTCGAACTCGAGTCGCTGGCGGCGCTGACCGATATCGTCTGA
- a CDS encoding DUF7123 family protein — MSTAMAADLTSKQRRILQYLRDNAGTKTYFKSRLIGQELGMTAKEVGSNITALQDGNFDVEIEKWGYSSSTTWKVNV, encoded by the coding sequence ATGAGCACTGCAATGGCGGCCGACCTCACGAGCAAGCAACGCCGTATCCTCCAGTATCTTCGCGATAACGCCGGCACGAAGACCTACTTTAAGTCCCGACTTATCGGTCAGGAACTCGGGATGACCGCGAAGGAAGTCGGATCGAACATCACGGCGCTGCAGGACGGCAACTTCGACGTCGAGATCGAAAAATGGGGTTACTCCTCGAGCACGACGTGGAAAGTTAACGTTTAA
- the yjjX gene encoding inosine/xanthosine triphosphatase, whose product MDLAVGSTNPTKIDAVERTLERFDPTVVDVAVDSGVPEQPWSIEETVTGAENRARRALAATDADYGIGLEGGVARIDGVPGLSLIMWAAATDGDRLERGGGPTLRLPDDVARRLEDGAELGPVMDDRLGTDGIAEAEGAAGVLTAGLTSRTRALGEAVACAFGPFVADESSPDRA is encoded by the coding sequence ATGGACCTCGCAGTCGGAAGCACGAACCCGACCAAGATCGACGCCGTCGAACGGACTCTCGAGCGATTCGATCCGACCGTCGTCGACGTAGCGGTCGACTCCGGCGTCCCCGAGCAGCCGTGGTCGATCGAAGAGACCGTTACGGGCGCCGAGAACCGCGCCCGACGCGCGCTCGCGGCGACCGACGCCGACTACGGGATCGGCCTCGAGGGCGGCGTCGCCCGTATCGACGGCGTCCCGGGACTCTCGCTGATCATGTGGGCCGCGGCTACGGACGGCGACCGACTGGAACGCGGCGGCGGCCCGACGCTTCGCCTCCCGGACGACGTGGCGCGTCGCCTCGAGGACGGGGCGGAACTGGGACCGGTGATGGACGACCGTCTCGGCACGGACGGGATCGCCGAGGCCGAGGGCGCCGCCGGCGTTCTGACGGCCGGCCTGACGAGCCGAACGCGAGCGCTCGGCGAGGCGGTCGCGTGTGCGTTCGGTCCGTTCGTCGCGGACGAGTCGAGCCCCGACCGCGCCTAG
- a CDS encoding transcription initiation factor IIB: MSNTPSNTRVRRTEHETDDTTETTDESEQSNLDCPECAGNLVVDDEHGETVCEDCGLVVEEDSVDRGPEWRAFDATEKNEKSRVGAPTTNTMHDKGLSTNIDWRNKDAYGNSLGSRQREKMQRLRKWNERFRTRDSKERNLKQALGEIDRMASALGLPTNVRETASVIYRRALDEDLLPGRSIEGVSTACVYAAARQAGVPRSLDEIADVSRVEKNEIARTYRYVVRELGLEVQPADPESYVPRFASGLDLSDEAEHRARALLQNAKEKGVHSGKSPVGLAAAAVYAAALLTNEKTTQAAVSDVADISEVTIRNRYHELLEAEETLGLA, encoded by the coding sequence ATGAGCAACACACCATCGAACACGAGAGTACGGCGTACCGAGCACGAAACAGACGACACGACCGAAACGACGGACGAAAGCGAGCAGAGCAACCTCGACTGCCCCGAGTGTGCGGGCAACCTCGTCGTCGACGACGAGCACGGCGAAACCGTCTGCGAGGACTGCGGACTGGTCGTCGAGGAGGACTCGGTCGACCGCGGCCCCGAGTGGCGGGCTTTCGACGCCACCGAGAAAAACGAGAAGTCCCGCGTGGGCGCGCCCACGACGAACACGATGCACGACAAGGGGCTCTCGACAAACATCGACTGGCGCAACAAGGACGCCTACGGGAACTCCCTGGGATCCCGGCAACGGGAGAAGATGCAGCGCCTCCGCAAGTGGAACGAGCGCTTCCGCACCCGCGACTCCAAGGAGCGCAACCTGAAACAGGCGCTGGGTGAGATCGACCGGATGGCCTCCGCGCTGGGCCTGCCGACGAACGTCCGCGAGACCGCCTCCGTTATCTACCGCCGCGCGCTCGACGAGGATCTGCTCCCGGGCCGTTCGATCGAGGGCGTCTCGACGGCCTGCGTCTACGCCGCCGCCCGCCAGGCCGGTGTGCCCCGTAGCTTAGACGAGATCGCCGACGTCTCCCGCGTCGAGAAAAACGAGATCGCTCGCACCTACCGCTACGTGGTCCGGGAACTGGGTCTCGAGGTCCAGCCCGCCGACCCCGAGAGCTACGTCCCCCGCTTCGCCTCGGGACTCGACCTCTCGGACGAGGCCGAACACCGCGCCCGTGCCCTCCTGCAGAACGCCAAGGAGAAGGGCGTCCACAGCGGCAAGTCGCCGGTCGGCCTCGCGGCCGCCGCGGTCTACGCCGCCGCCCTGCTGACCAACGAGAAGACCACGCAGGCCGCCGTCAGCGACGTCGCCGACATCTCCGAAGTGACGATTCGGAACCGGTACCACGAACTCCTCGAGGCCGAGGAGACCCTCGGTCTCGCGTAA
- a CDS encoding PPC domain-containing DNA-binding protein: MEYTEESDRIVVRLDPGDEVLASLETLRDDAGLEQGFLMGIGAVDEVVLGHYDVSEQEYNEERFTGQYEVTSFLGNIGPDKIHTHIQLGDENFESLGGHCSEAVVSGTFEIVVFPGETSLTHQLDERTGLDVFDL; the protein is encoded by the coding sequence ATGGAATACACTGAAGAATCCGACCGAATCGTCGTTCGACTCGACCCCGGCGACGAGGTGCTGGCCTCCCTCGAGACCCTCCGGGACGACGCGGGGCTCGAACAGGGCTTCCTGATGGGGATCGGCGCCGTCGACGAGGTCGTGCTCGGCCACTACGACGTCTCCGAACAGGAGTACAACGAGGAGCGGTTCACCGGGCAGTACGAGGTGACGAGCTTCCTCGGAAACATCGGTCCCGACAAGATCCACACGCACATCCAACTCGGAGACGAGAACTTCGAGTCCCTCGGGGGCCACTGCTCGGAGGCGGTCGTCTCCGGGACGTTCGAGATCGTCGTCTTCCCGGGCGAGACCTCGCTCACCCACCAACTGGACGAACGGACCGGCCTCGACGTCTTCGACCTCTGA